The following coding sequences lie in one Cloeon dipterum chromosome 1, ieCloDipt1.1, whole genome shotgun sequence genomic window:
- the LOC135948031 gene encoding RNA exonuclease 4 — MAKFKSGKVSEKEKREPKINKPQLKAKKIDSIPPKQQSAKEKKQDPPVKQSLPELSSTVNYASSEKVKPSQNWLLFKSQLPKSSVKPHFTKRPKLEAKPGATGPKIKVSNNITEIVAIDCEMVGGGDSGRDNILARVSVVNKYNEVLYDTFVKPREQVTDYRTQYSGVRESDLQNGVEFLEAQKKVASLIDNKTLVGHDVKNDLKVLFLGHPRNKIRDTVKYKPFKQLKSGKPSLKFLAEKILGVKIQTGEHNSVEDAKAAMSLYMMHQKAWERLRKEKKEPRDKPANKGRLRRNWERANKSK, encoded by the exons atggcaaaatttaaaagtg GCAAGGTTTCCGAGAAAGAAAAGAGGGAacctaaaataaacaaaccgCAGCTGAAGGCGAAGAAGATTGATTCCATTCCACCAAAGCAACAATCTGCTAAGGAAAAAAAACAGGACCCACCAGTCAAGCAATCTTTACCTGAGCTGTCCAGCACTGTTAACTATGCATCTAGTGAAAAAGTCAAACCTTCTCAAAATTGGCTGCTTTTCAAATCA CAACTTCCTAAAAGCTCCGTGAAACCACATTTCACTAAGCGGCCTAAACTGGAGGCTAAACCTGGTGCCACTGGacctaaaattaaagtttccaACAA CATTACGGAAATTGTGGCCATTGATTGTGAAATGGTTGGAGGAGGCGACAGTGGCAGGGATAACATTTTGGCTCGCGTTTCTGTGGTGAATAAATACAATGAGGTACTCTATGACACATTCGTGAAGCCAAGAGAACAAGTCACTGACTACAGGACTCAATATTCTGGTGTCCGCGAGTCTGATCTCCAGAATG GCGTAGAATTTTTGGAAGCCCAGAAGAAGGTTGCATCTCTTATCGACAACAAAACTTTAGTCGGCCATGATGTGAAGAATGACCTTAAGGTTCTCTTCTTGGGTCATCCTCGAAACAAAATCAGAGACACAGTGAA GTACAAACCATTTAAACAGTTGAAATCTGGCAAACCAAGTCTCAAATTTTTGGctgaaaaaattcttggagtCAAAATCCAAACTGGAGAACACAACTCG gttgAGGATGCCAAAGCTGCCATGAGTTTATACATGATGCACCAAAAGGCGTGGGAAAGACTGAGAAAGGAGAAGAAAGAGCCCAGAGACAAGCCTGCCAACAAAGGTCGACTGCGGCGAAACTGGGAAAGAGCTAACAAATCGAAATAG
- the LOC135948030 gene encoding ATPase family gene 2 protein homolog B-like produces MTSKGLIHTSLERFHGKIQRFEHNCVELSESSCKFALVPWSDKFTSVCEIATDPLLHPKYCRCDRTVFDISSVQVGKYGLPMQLPEKQLSGNIDIGQIKLLDQCNKTVANAKVTVIFDTVENASVWNSQIPTFERVLSSVLSKNLFLVTQRCLVDLDGLDLQHIKYLVFNCNKLNGCLGRIRKSTKIVVQNVIDFQSYERMLSIKDYKLALGLSTPFEKLNGLVQGFVEGKHKLNKVLVSGPSGCGKTVLVEQVCQRNNLSTIFVSGGTFAESKPGEAERKMRAHFETVKKLNRGAVIIDHIEAICPKINDSTPSHSRRMVMQMASLLEQEEFSSLLVIAVTAKPTNIDPSILRAGRVETEICIGPPSEAERKIMLKSLLAPFMEDQKLLDLLSSEGSKLTPGYILADLCSLSQKTGLRIFRKQKGTTEVDFLAELRAVVAGMRPASLRGGLGVVTTEPMTMERIGGLKEIKTKLKMLIEWPLCHPEAFQRMGIPRPKGVLLFGPPGCAKTSMVKAIASMTGKSFMAVSAAELYSSLVGESEKSIAALFRRARSAAPSVLFIDEIDALVGHRGHGQIQNGVQERVLATVLVEMDGLIAPSTEGGVLVVAATNRPDLVDAALLRPGRFDHVLHVPAPDLDSRKMILETVTSQMAVASDLELKFIAANTALFSGADLQNLCQEAALYALTTDGMDVPAVRNEHFVHVLKNMKPSLSTKWLEWYKNYKPDKDSF; encoded by the exons ATGACATCCAAAGGATTAATTCACACTTCACTGGAACgatttcatggaaaaattcaaCGGTTCGAGCACAACTGTGTTGAACTGTCTGAGAGCTCATGCAAATTTGCATTGGTTCCTTGGTCTGATAAGTTTACGTCTGTGTGTGAGATTGCCACGGACCCGTTGCTTCATCCAAAATATTGCCGCTGTGATAGGACAGTTTTCGACATTTCTTCTGTCCAAGTTGGAAAGTATGGACTGCCAATGCAGCTGCCCGAAAAACAACTCTCTGGAAACATTGACAttggtcaaattaaattattagatcAGTGCAATAAAACCGTTGCAAATGCCAAAGTGACTGTAATTTTTGACACTGTCGAAAATGCTTCTGTTTGGAACTCACAAATACCAACATTCGAAAGAGTTTTGAGTTCTGTGCTcagcaaaaatttgttcttaGTGACGCAGCGGTGCCTCGTAGATTTAGACGGCTTAGATTTGCAACACATAAAATACCTCGTTTTTAATTGTAACAAGTTGAACGGCTGTCTCGGCAGGATTCGCAAAAGCACCAAAATTGTAGTTCAAAATGTGATTGATTTTCAATCGTATGAAAGAATGCTTTCGATCAAGGATTACAAACTTGCTCTTGGACTTTCtacgccatttgaaaagctcaACGGACTGGTCCAGGGATTTGTGGAGGGGAAGCATAAATTGAACAAA GTGCTGGTGTCAGGACCATCTGGCTGTGGAAAAACCGTCCTCGTCGAACAAGTGTGCCAAAGGAACAACCTGAGTACAATCTTTGTGTCTGGAGGAACCTTTGCTGAGTCTAAGCCAGGAGAGGCTGAAAGGAAAATGAGAGCCCATTTTGAAACTGTGAAGAAACTAAATAGAGGTGCCGTGATCATTGACCACATTGAAGCAATCTGCCCGAAAATCAACGACTCTACTCCAAGCCACTCACGAAGAATGGTCATGCAAATGGCTTCTTTGCTGGAGCAGGAagaattttcttctcttttggTCATCGCAGTGACTGCTAAACCAACAAACATAGACCCTTCAATCCTCAGAGCTGGCAGAGTAGAAACTGAAATTTGCATCGGACCGCCCTCTGaagcagaaagaaaaatcatgttGAAGAGCTTATTAGCACCTTTCATGGAG GACCAAAAATTACTGGATCTGCTCTCCTCGGAAGGGTCAAAATTGACGCCGGGATATATTTTAGCCGACTTGTGCTCGTTGTCCCAAAAGACAGGTCTTAGGATCTTCAGGAAACAGAAAGGAACAACAGAGGTGGACTTTTTAGCTGAGCTCAGGGCGGTTGTAGCAGGAATGAGACCAGCTTCCCTCAGAGGGGGCTTGGGAGTCGTGACGACAGAGCCAATGACCATGGAGCGCATTGGTGGCTTGAAAGAAATCAAAACGAAACTCAAGATGCTCATTGAATGGCCTCTGTGTCACCCAGAGGCCTTCCAAAGGATGGGAATCCCTAGACCGAaag GAGTTCTGCTCTTTGGCCCTCCGGGTTGTGCCAAAACCTCTATGGTGAAAGCTATTGCCTCGATGACGGGCAAATCATTCATGGCCGTGTCAGCTGCTGAATTGTACTCATCACTTGTGGGCGAATCTGAGAAGAGCATCGCAGCTCTCTTCCGAAGAGCCAGGTCTGCTGCCCCATCTGTGCTCTTTATTGACGAAATTG ATGCTCTGGTTGGACACAGAGGCCATGGACAGATTCAGAATGGCGTGCAAGAAAGAGTTTTGGCCACCGTGCTGGTGGAAATGGATGGCTTGATTGCGCCGTCGACAGAAGGCGGAGTGCTGGTGGTGGCAGCCACCAACAGACCCGACCTCGTTGACGCTGCTCTCTTGCGTCCTGGCCGCTTTGATCACGTGTTACACGTGCCAGCACCAGACTTGGACAgcaggaaaatgattttggaaACTGTGACGTCTCAAATGGCCGTGGCTAGtgatttggaattaaaattcatcgcTGCAAACACAGCGCTCTTCTCTGGAGCTGATCTTCAAAACTTGTGCCAAGAG GCTGCCCTCTACGCTCTGACGACAGATGGGATGGATGTGCCTGCAGTTAGAAATGAACACTTTGTCcatgttttgaaaaacatgAAACCGTCGCTGTCAACCAAATGGTTGGAATGGTACAAGAATTACAAACCAGACAAAGacagtttttaa
- the Atac2 gene encoding cysteine-rich protein 2-binding protein, which yields MESIEFSKCSRCLEMESKESSALQCSVCSIWCHLTCIDNKSPVFLQDAFFTFTCDNCSDNGQDKLIRDSARWKNIVILILYNLHHQHFSKSRRGYFQYRSQITEMINTNWRFLFPPDAFKKNKAPHGVVSNQLTHNTHIFVSGTSVVGESGWWRLVDPSLSPLYLSKLKKGTAAVVNSDDQPARPQTNMLSVSSSLIENQTSFTLPDILLEKDGIDSDMEIDPPSSPSKIQNSDPLDILSFLESEDTQTKTIPDAEDSTVSQSLQDEPQSEPEKPAKVPVQPTAEAEPVTKFRPMTQYEEVHLMHRLERAGPLPTSKAHRLYRKLVVRNLQRKNGLPLFNLACSPTGHTLNDPSLSNDPKFARILDRFNVSSSQLKNVDNNSLSFMTRLMGMIEPASFKSPNTGRLLKPYIMREDCSKFPWVKLMNELVNKVNKNEPERLPSKNSTLDYCYVRPQHIPAVNSLCRENFWPGIDMSEALQYPEFSCVALYKKLVVGFAFLVDTAMNESYITFLYVRPEWRRGGVATFMLYHLIQTCMGKDVTLHVSATNPALILYQRFGFKVEEFVQDFYEKYLPADSKECTHAFFLRLSR from the exons ATGGAAagcattgaattttcaaaatgttcgAGGTGTTTAGAAATGGAATCAAAGGAATCGTCGGCACTGCAATGCTCGGTGTGCTCAATTTGGTGTCACCTCACTTGCATCGACAACAAATCGCCGGTTTTCCTTCAGgatgcattttttactttcacttGCGATAACTGCTCGGATAATGgtcaagataaattaattagagaCTCCGCTCGTTg GAAGAACATcgtgattttaatattgtatAACCTACATCACCAACACTTCAGCAAAAGTCGACGGGGTTATTTCCAGTACAGGAGCCAAATAACTGAAATGATTAACACTAAttggagatttttatttcctccggATGC CTTCAAGAAAAACAAAGCTCCCCATGGTGTAGTGTCCAACCAGCTGACTCACAATACCCACATATTTGTAAGTGGCACCAGCGTGGTGGGAGAATCTGGATGGTGGAGGTTGGTTGATCCAAGCCTCAGTCCACTGTacctttcaaaattgaaaa AGGGGACTGCTGCTGTAGTTAATTCTGATGATCAGCCAGCACGGCCTCAAACAAATATGCTGTCGGTCTCGAGTTCTTTGATTGAGAACCAAACTAGCTTCACTCTGCCAGATATTCTGCTGGAAAAGGATGGAATCGACAGTGATATGGAGATTGATCCGCCAAGCTCCCCTTCAAAAATACAGAATTCAGATCCCCTTGatattctttcatttttggaatctgaAGACACTCAAACCAAAACAATCCCTGATGCAGAAGACAGCACTGTTTCCCAAAGTTTGCAAGATGAGCCTCAGA GCGAGCCAGAGAAGCCAGCCAAAGTGCCTGTGCAACCAACGGCAGAAGCAGAGCCTGTAACGAAATTCAGGCCTATGACCCAATACGAAGAGGTGCATCTGATGCATCGACTGGAGCGGGCTGGACCTTTACCGACCAGCAAAGCTCACAGGCTGTATAGGAAGTTGGTAGTACGCAATTTGCAGAGGAAAAATGGACTGCCCTTGTTCAATCTCGCCTGTTCTCCTACGGGACACACGTTGAATGACCCTTCCCTGAGCAACGATCCAAAGTTTGCCAGAATTTTGGACCGATTCAAC gtatCATCGTCACAGTTGAAAAACGTAGACAACAACAGTCTGTCTTTCATGACTCGGTTGATGGGGATGATAGAGCCCGCCAGCTTCAAAAGCCCCAACACTGGCAG GCTTTTGAAACCATACATCATGAGGGAGGactgctcaaaatttccttggGTGAAGTTGATGAATGAGCTGGTGAACAAAGTCAACAAAAATGAGCCAGAACGCCTACCGTCCAAGAATTCTACACTTGATTACTGTTATGTCCGGCCTCAACACATCCCGGCAGTTAACAGTTTGTGCAGGGAAAACTTTTGGCCAGGAATAGACA TGTCTGAAGCATTGCAATACCCTGAATTCTCCTGCGTTGccctttacaaaaaattagttgTTGGATTCGCTTTTTTGGTTGACACCGCCATGAATGAGTCATACATAACATTCCTGTACGTCCGACCTGAGTGGAGACGGGGTGGCGTTGCCACATTCATGCTTTACCATCTAATCCAG ACTTGCATGGGAAAAGACGTCACTCTGCACGTTTCAGCAACAAATCCAGCTCTGATTCTGTACCAGCGCTTTGGTTTTAAAGTAGAGGAGTTTGTGCAGGACTtttatgagaaatatttaCCTGCAGACTCAAAAGAATGTACGCACGCTTTTTTCTTGCGCCTCAGcaggtga